From the genome of Pukyongia salina, one region includes:
- a CDS encoding HAD family hydrolase gives MDKTPSDINTVIFDLGGVLIDWNPEYVFLKEFRGNREKMNWFLNEICAWEWNVNQDAGYPLAKATEERVAMFPEYEDLIRMYYGRWEEMLGYTHEDTLHILESLVNNDNYRVLALTNWSGETFPKALEKFDWLQWFEGILVSGNEGMRKPHREIYELMLHRYGINPAQAVFIDDSIKNVKGCEEVGITGIHFTNAERLQASLSELGLKF, from the coding sequence ATGGATAAAACTCCTTCAGATATTAACACTGTGATCTTCGATCTTGGTGGAGTCCTCATAGACTGGAATCCCGAATATGTATTTCTGAAGGAATTTCGGGGAAACCGGGAAAAAATGAACTGGTTTCTCAACGAGATCTGCGCGTGGGAGTGGAACGTAAACCAGGACGCCGGTTATCCGCTGGCGAAAGCAACGGAAGAGCGAGTTGCGATGTTCCCCGAATACGAAGATTTAATACGTATGTACTATGGACGTTGGGAAGAAATGCTGGGATATACTCATGAAGACACACTTCACATCCTGGAATCCCTGGTGAATAACGACAACTATCGGGTCCTGGCACTCACAAACTGGAGTGGAGAAACGTTTCCGAAGGCATTGGAAAAATTTGATTGGCTACAATGGTTTGAAGGAATTTTGGTTAGCGGAAATGAAGGTATGCGTAAACCACACCGCGAGATCTACGAACTTATGCTTCACCGATATGGTATCAACCCTGCACAAGCTGTATTTATCGATGACAGTATAAAAAACGTAAAAGGATGTGAAGAAGTTGGTATTACCGGAATCCATTTCACAAATGCAGAAAGACTCCAGGCATCGTTAAGCGAACTAGGACTTAAATTTTAA
- the arsC gene encoding arsenate reductase (glutaredoxin) (This arsenate reductase requires both glutathione and glutaredoxin to convert arsenate to arsenite, after which the efflux transporter formed by ArsA and ArsB can extrude the arsenite from the cell, providing resistance.), whose translation MTKIYHNPRCSKSRQTVQLLEREGETFETVLYMDSPPTATELTDILKQLGLQPIDLVRMNEQIWKENYKGKDLTNAQIVAAMVAHPRLIERPIVIKNGKAALGRPPENILGIL comes from the coding sequence ATGACAAAGATCTATCACAATCCAAGATGCAGCAAGTCGAGGCAAACCGTTCAATTGTTAGAGCGCGAAGGGGAAACTTTTGAAACAGTTCTTTATATGGATTCACCTCCAACCGCCACGGAGTTAACCGATATTTTAAAACAACTGGGATTACAGCCTATAGACCTAGTGAGAATGAACGAACAAATTTGGAAAGAAAACTATAAAGGAAAAGATCTTACAAACGCCCAGATCGTAGCGGCCATGGTAGCTCACCCAAGGTTGATAGAGCGCCCGATCGTTATTAAAAACGGCAAGGCAGCACTGGGAAGACCCCCTGAAAATATTTTAGGAATCTTGTAA
- a CDS encoding carbohydrate kinase family protein, whose translation MKKRKVAVLGPIPRDYIITHNNEEIQKYGCVTHTAIALSNLLGPEDRVFPVTHIRKSDAKGIEDLFSSYKNIDTSFISSEADMGDVIQLKFTDQNNRLETQTAFMKPIMPEDVKDLLDCEVFVCVPVTDFEVPLETLQYIKENSSASIVFDAHGPTTALTTKGVRVTKFWVDRDLWLPYIDVLKMNLEEANCSWFQNEYTLAELKNNDEIAMDQLPFFAEHCLKHGLKSLFVTLDSRGVMVYTLENGTLKQQLVPSIPVKHVVDTTGCGDSFAGGIAFSLLLAPDDPIKAAQFGNAMGAQRTQGKTFDVFKSLEETQTILNKHY comes from the coding sequence ATGAAAAAACGGAAAGTCGCCGTCCTTGGACCTATCCCCCGGGACTACATCATCACACATAATAACGAGGAGATTCAGAAATATGGATGCGTTACACATACTGCGATCGCCTTGTCTAATCTACTCGGACCGGAAGACAGAGTATTTCCCGTTACTCATATTAGAAAAAGTGACGCTAAAGGTATTGAAGATCTATTCAGTAGCTATAAAAATATAGACACTTCCTTTATTTCTTCTGAAGCGGATATGGGTGATGTAATTCAGTTGAAATTTACCGATCAAAACAACAGGCTTGAAACGCAAACCGCATTTATGAAGCCTATAATGCCCGAAGACGTGAAGGATCTGCTGGACTGCGAGGTTTTTGTATGTGTCCCGGTAACCGACTTTGAAGTGCCTCTTGAAACGCTTCAGTATATTAAAGAAAACAGTAGTGCCAGTATAGTGTTCGATGCTCACGGGCCTACTACAGCTCTTACTACCAAAGGAGTTAGGGTTACAAAATTCTGGGTGGACCGCGACCTTTGGCTTCCATACATCGATGTTTTAAAGATGAATCTCGAGGAGGCTAATTGCAGCTGGTTTCAGAATGAATATACCCTGGCCGAGTTGAAGAATAATGATGAGATCGCCATGGATCAACTCCCGTTCTTCGCCGAACACTGCTTAAAGCACGGACTTAAATCGCTGTTCGTTACATTAGACTCCAGGGGTGTTATGGTATACACCCTCGAAAACGGCACTTTAAAACAACAACTTGTCCCATCGATACCCGTGAAACATGTGGTTGATACCACTGGCTGTGGCGATTCTTTTGCCGGAGGTATTGCGTTTAGTTTACTTCTTGCTCCGGACGATCCAATAAAGGCGGCGCAATTTGGCAATGCGATGGGTGCGCAACGTACGCAGGGAAAGACCTTCGATGTATTTAAATCGCTGGAAGAAACCCAGACCATCCTGAACAAACATTACTAA
- a CDS encoding YceI family protein, whose product MKTYEHKSKYRHLVLLLAISVTLLSFIGNPVEIRKLTAETNHSTLLFSVPISNGITRITGKFNEYTIDLDYVDEDFTKSTLTATIKVESIDTGISGRDEHLRSADFFNTEVYPEISFRSKRIEKTEQGYIAIGEFSMHGVTKEIQLPFVITGVDGDNTIGISSRLSIDRTDYGVGNDFKHTAIENFISNKIDVEIDFWTKKRKTPKKE is encoded by the coding sequence ATGAAAACATACGAACATAAATCGAAATACCGTCATCTGGTTCTACTATTAGCCATATCGGTTACATTATTATCATTTATAGGCAACCCGGTAGAGATCAGGAAACTTACCGCCGAAACCAATCATTCTACCCTGCTATTCTCTGTTCCTATCTCTAATGGAATCACAAGGATCACAGGAAAATTTAATGAATACACTATCGATCTCGATTATGTGGATGAAGACTTCACTAAGTCTACACTAACTGCCACTATAAAAGTGGAAAGCATAGACACAGGAATTAGCGGTAGGGATGAGCATTTGCGAAGTGCAGATTTTTTCAATACCGAAGTATATCCGGAGATCAGCTTTAGAAGTAAACGAATAGAAAAGACTGAGCAAGGCTATATAGCCATAGGAGAATTTAGCATGCACGGGGTGACCAAAGAAATACAGCTTCCCTTTGTGATTACCGGCGTAGATGGCGACAATACAATTGGCATCTCCTCACGGCTGTCTATCGATAGAACCGATTATGGAGTGGGCAATGATTTTAAGCATACCGCAATAGAAAATTTTATAAGCAACAAGATCGATGTAGAGATCGATTTCTGGACCAAAAAACGAAAAACGCCTAAAAAAGAATAA